One Psychrosphaera aestuarii DNA window includes the following coding sequences:
- the msrA gene encoding peptide-methionine (S)-S-oxide reductase MsrA, which yields MAKTKIATFGGGCFWCIEAALNQVRGVIKATSGFSGGHRANPTYEQVITGVSGHAEVVQVEYNSDLLSFEQLLNMFFQLHDPTTLNRQGNDKGPQYRSIILYHDAEQLKTAEQIIQELTEQKIWDDAIVTELKKYEAFYAAEDYHQGYALKNPNQPYCAILIGPKLARFKTQYADWLK from the coding sequence ATGGCAAAAACAAAGATAGCAACATTTGGTGGCGGTTGTTTTTGGTGCATTGAAGCTGCACTAAACCAAGTGCGAGGCGTAATTAAAGCAACATCGGGTTTTTCAGGTGGTCATCGTGCCAACCCAACGTATGAACAAGTGATCACGGGAGTGAGTGGTCATGCGGAGGTTGTTCAAGTCGAGTATAACAGCGATTTATTAAGTTTTGAGCAGCTATTAAACATGTTTTTCCAGCTGCACGACCCTACTACATTAAACAGACAAGGTAATGACAAGGGCCCACAGTACCGTTCGATTATTCTGTATCATGACGCGGAGCAACTTAAAACGGCGGAACAAATAATACAGGAACTTACAGAACAAAAAATATGGGATGATGCAATTGTTACTGAGTTGAAGAAATACGAAGCGTTTTATGCAGCAGAGGATTATCACCAAGGTTACGCTTTAAAAAACCCTAACCAACCATACTGTGCGATTTTAATTGGACCCAAACTTGCTCGATTCAAAACCCAATACGCGGATTGGTTAAAATAA
- a CDS encoding DUF2982 domain-containing protein produces MFPINMPSKVSSHLYIMRLIAFTVAAIFTLVFALFDVFNSKVLLIVYAVCIIAFFLGYIFSQEPENTLSLTEEGIKYNHKYGSVFLPWSNIQRIGIPTTYDFLSQKELNYIGIKLKHSVQHYESIPLRMASRVLLEQRELQTLIVKENCGKGGCSFESFVDQIEWTDKSGNKFEGLVAMYANRSELLSQYLGYHVFISGNAFHDEIDVVLNRLMSAKKLTNVHLNYRQP; encoded by the coding sequence ATGTTTCCAATCAACATGCCCTCAAAAGTATCGTCTCATCTTTATATTATGAGGTTAATTGCTTTTACCGTTGCTGCCATATTCACTTTAGTATTTGCTTTATTTGATGTGTTTAATAGTAAAGTTTTATTAATTGTTTACGCTGTTTGTATCATCGCATTCTTTCTTGGCTATATTTTTTCTCAAGAGCCTGAAAATACGCTTTCTCTAACTGAAGAAGGGATCAAATATAATCATAAGTATGGGTCGGTATTTTTACCTTGGAGTAATATCCAAAGGATTGGCATCCCCACAACTTATGACTTTCTGTCGCAGAAAGAACTTAATTATATCGGTATAAAGTTAAAGCATTCGGTTCAACACTATGAATCTATCCCACTTAGAATGGCAAGTAGGGTATTGTTAGAACAACGAGAACTGCAAACCCTTATCGTTAAAGAAAACTGCGGTAAAGGCGGCTGTAGTTTTGAATCATTTGTTGATCAAATTGAGTGGACTGATAAGTCCGGCAATAAGTTTGAGGGCTTAGTCGCGATGTACGCAAATCGTAGCGAATTGCTAAGCCAATATCTAGGTTATCATGTGTTTATTTCCGGAAACGCCTTTCATGATGAAATCGATGTCGTCCTAAATAGACTTATGTCGGCTAAAAAGTTAACAAATGTGCATCTAAACTACAGACAACCTTGA
- a CDS encoding substrate-binding periplasmic protein: MFRITQTLKCCQLIILLALILPNISLATSTDVTLKKTYPHNTNRVLDVVVGLAKPPYVIPKDDKGYELELISAVFKTMDISPRYIYVPLGRSVSLLDQGMGEALLTINKFIVPNDEIRTVPYISYKNVAISLKNKALKVNTIADLNNKKVAAFQYAHKYLGYEFSKVAAKNPSYIEVPNQFQQVQLLLEGRVDLLVMDINIFNHIYKTLIGQETTSEPNIHPIFPDSPYSVAFKDPNLVEIFNSAFKKYSLTKEYRSLKNRYEIYN, translated from the coding sequence ATGTTTAGAATTACACAAACATTAAAGTGTTGTCAGCTTATTATATTGCTCGCTTTGATACTACCCAATATTAGTTTAGCTACATCAACTGACGTTACACTAAAAAAAACATATCCTCATAATACAAATAGGGTTTTAGATGTCGTTGTTGGTCTGGCTAAGCCACCCTATGTAATCCCTAAAGACGATAAAGGGTATGAGTTAGAGCTTATTAGCGCTGTATTTAAAACGATGGACATCTCGCCTCGTTATATTTATGTACCATTAGGGCGGAGTGTTAGTTTGTTAGATCAAGGAATGGGCGAAGCGTTATTAACTATCAATAAGTTTATCGTGCCAAATGATGAGATAAGGACAGTGCCATATATTTCTTATAAAAATGTTGCTATTTCACTAAAAAATAAAGCATTAAAAGTAAATACTATTGCAGATCTTAATAATAAAAAAGTAGCTGCATTTCAATATGCACACAAATATTTAGGCTACGAGTTTTCTAAAGTTGCCGCGAAAAATCCAAGTTACATTGAAGTACCTAATCAATTTCAACAAGTTCAATTATTACTCGAGGGACGCGTGGATTTGTTAGTAATGGATATCAATATCTTTAACCATATTTATAAAACATTAATCGGACAAGAAACGACTAGTGAGCCAAATATTCATCCAATATTTCCAGATAGTCCATACTCCGTGGCCTTTAAAGATCCTAACCTAGTGGAAATATTCAATTCTGCTTTTAAAAAATACTCTCTAACAAAAGAATATCGGTCTCTCAAAAACAGATATGAGATTTATAATTAG
- a CDS encoding sensor domain-containing protein produces the protein MRFKRYQKAMLHSDQRLNFSLWASGDEMWDWHINEGKLFRTNSRGTYPLSKVNPNVFPPNKQYIHPSDIERVRIKLANHINGSTDSFECVYRLRDKEGWRWVLDKGRIVIRSERGKPLRMTGIFKDIQQLKTAESELEIFAKSIENISEGVIIFDPLLNVVHVNPGYTKITGYNSNEVLGDKIRLTSLSSSVINDIKTEVDRTGNWRGDITGQNKDGSMFLAYITANCIRDNEGTITNYVAIVSDTTRRKTAEAKLLKLASTDSLTKLPNRNVFFSNLQACVDKKQPTAVLVFDLDDFKKINDSLGHQLGDTLLIEIAKRMKPLTNNLNTLYRLGGDEFALVMEKTNDVSSVTTAAKQILKKLSTPFRIEKHEFVVAGSIGIVLYPDDGKQPETLLRNADTAMYHAKDGGNRYLFFSDEMNKKAVKRLQVENLIRLGLKEDYFQVYYQPKMSFANGGLMGMEALVRFITPKNGVVSPGTFIPIAEETGQIVEIGDLVLRKACIDMKRWLDEGIVEGRVAVNLSARQFNLPDLMQRIDRILLDTGLSPHNLELEITEGTVMNNAKHAIETMYQIRDRGIHLAMDDFGTGYSSLSYLRKFPLNTLKIDKAFVDDASSDIGKAMIDTIVTIARNLGLSTVAEGVETAEQREFMTLMECDVLQGYLYSKPLSALEFSQFAMMDKMSSAKLPYEETA, from the coding sequence ATGCGTTTTAAACGATATCAAAAAGCAATGTTGCATAGCGATCAACGTTTAAACTTTTCGTTATGGGCCAGCGGTGATGAAATGTGGGATTGGCACATTAACGAAGGAAAGCTATTTAGAACAAACTCTCGTGGCACCTACCCTCTCTCTAAAGTAAACCCAAACGTATTTCCGCCAAACAAGCAATATATTCACCCAAGCGATATAGAGCGTGTACGAATAAAACTTGCTAATCATATTAACGGCAGCACTGACTCTTTTGAATGTGTATATCGGTTACGAGACAAAGAGGGATGGCGCTGGGTTTTAGATAAAGGTCGCATTGTAATTCGAAGCGAACGCGGCAAACCACTGAGAATGACGGGTATATTTAAAGATATTCAACAGTTAAAGACAGCTGAATCTGAATTAGAAATTTTTGCCAAAAGCATTGAAAACATATCCGAAGGCGTCATTATTTTTGACCCTTTATTAAATGTTGTTCATGTTAATCCAGGTTACACAAAAATCACTGGTTACAATTCTAACGAAGTGCTTGGCGACAAAATAAGACTTACTAGTCTTTCTTCGTCAGTAATAAACGACATAAAAACTGAAGTTGACCGTACTGGAAATTGGCGTGGTGACATTACCGGTCAGAACAAAGATGGCTCAATGTTTTTGGCATACATCACGGCAAACTGTATTAGAGATAATGAAGGCACTATAACGAATTATGTTGCCATCGTATCTGACACAACAAGACGAAAGACCGCTGAGGCGAAACTTCTTAAACTAGCAAGTACCGACTCCTTAACCAAGCTCCCAAATAGAAATGTATTCTTCTCTAACCTCCAAGCCTGTGTTGATAAAAAACAGCCAACCGCTGTGTTAGTTTTTGACTTAGATGATTTTAAGAAAATTAATGATTCTTTAGGACATCAACTCGGTGATACATTATTGATAGAAATAGCTAAAAGAATGAAACCTCTGACAAATAACTTGAATACTTTATACCGCTTAGGTGGTGACGAGTTTGCATTAGTTATGGAAAAAACAAACGATGTTTCATCAGTCACAACAGCTGCAAAACAAATTCTTAAAAAATTATCTACGCCATTTCGAATCGAAAAACATGAATTTGTTGTTGCCGGTAGTATCGGTATAGTGTTGTATCCAGATGATGGGAAACAGCCTGAAACACTGCTAAGAAATGCTGATACTGCGATGTACCATGCTAAAGATGGTGGTAATCGCTATTTGTTTTTTAGTGACGAAATGAATAAAAAGGCAGTAAAGCGACTTCAAGTGGAAAACTTAATTCGTTTGGGCTTAAAAGAAGATTATTTTCAAGTGTACTACCAACCAAAAATGAGTTTTGCTAATGGTGGTTTAATGGGAATGGAAGCCCTAGTTCGATTTATAACGCCTAAAAACGGTGTGGTAAGCCCGGGTACTTTTATTCCTATTGCAGAGGAAACTGGCCAAATTGTAGAGATTGGTGATCTTGTCTTAAGAAAGGCATGCATCGATATGAAGCGATGGTTGGATGAAGGCATCGTTGAAGGTCGTGTAGCGGTAAACCTTTCAGCCCGCCAGTTTAACTTACCAGACTTAATGCAACGAATTGATCGGATTCTCCTTGATACAGGCCTAAGCCCTCATAACCTGGAGCTTGAAATTACCGAGGGTACAGTTATGAATAATGCCAAACATGCTATCGAAACAATGTACCAGATAAGAGACCGAGGCATACATTTAGCAATGGATGACTTTGGTACTGGATATTCAAGCTTGTCTTATTTAAGAAAATTCCCTTTAAACACGTTAAAAATTGATAAAGCATTTGTTGATGATGCGAGCTCTGACATTGGCAAAGCTATGATTGATACTATTGTAACGATCGCCCGAAACCTAGGCCTTTCTACCGTTGCTGAAGGCGTGGAAACCGCCGAGCAAAGAGAGTTCATGACATTAATGGAATGTGACGTTTTGCAAGGATATTTATACTCAAAGCCATTATCGGCCTTAGAGTTCAGCCAATTTGCGATGATGGATAAAATGAGTAGTGCTAAACTGCCTTATGAAGAGACAGCTTAG
- a CDS encoding insulinase family protein yields the protein MKKSPNDNRNYQSVTLSNGIRLVYVEDKACNKSACSLVVNTGSFDDPTDRPGFAHFIEHLLFNGNKKYPTPNSLPDFVAKHGGHINAWTATEHSSFHFDVNHDSFASALDQFANLFISPLFTDDAIKREQEAIHAEYKLKLRDDSRRIQQVHKETCNPKHPFHKFAVGNRQTLSDLPQRPVKDEILTFWQNNYQAQFMTVAIVAQSFEWFDLAQQLLSEISSKNPLQSKPVITQPLYSKKDLGRFICIRPVKELHKLNLTFALPSIDHLYQHKMVSFIAHIIGHEGSGSLYESLKRQGLINGLSAGNGISGQNFKDFNISVELTELGESRLDLIMTQLFSFINYMKANLPPEYLYIEQQKMAQIGFDYQEPTKAIKLSNQIALNMHHYPEEDFLYGDFRMDGFELGHWNQIFNFFEPDNMRITLASQNISPDKEAHWYHTPYSEQDIDKSVIDELKGLCPNDGTFAYPSPNPYLEHDIQIEQKDFHSTIPISLNQELGWQCWFKQDLRFMVPKGNIYIGLDLPHGVSSNKSQALMRLFCELFMDEMADVHYQSEMAGLHYNLYAHTSGITLYTSGLSANQASLINKLVSSLPTISPTRSRFEEVKRQLVKHWRNSESNKPISQLFSLLNAHLLPTAATSQQLAQELEHISVEEYNEFATTLFSDVYVEILIYGNWTTSQATVINEDVKHLFENSTRVEELPKQFRLLEDNGILELSKKIDHQDSASLLYLQGLHTESVTNNEIEKAYFILASQILAPYTFNLLRTEKQLGYMVGGGYMPISNIPGLAVYVQSHDYSSERLTSELHDCLLNFIDELESLSLEDFERHKSAVIMQYKEKPTNLAQQSQQLWVSISNKDYQFNQKDKIVNELLGLTKQHMVSWYSALFSPLLNKGILVNSK from the coding sequence ATGAAAAAAAGTCCAAACGACAACAGGAATTATCAGTCTGTTACATTAAGTAACGGCATTAGGCTTGTATATGTTGAGGATAAAGCATGTAATAAGAGCGCATGTTCATTAGTGGTTAATACAGGTAGTTTTGATGATCCAACAGACCGCCCAGGCTTTGCCCACTTTATTGAACACCTTCTTTTTAATGGCAACAAAAAATACCCGACACCTAACTCTCTACCAGATTTTGTCGCTAAACATGGTGGTCATATAAACGCTTGGACCGCAACTGAGCATAGTAGCTTCCACTTTGACGTTAACCATGACAGCTTTGCCTCAGCTTTGGACCAGTTTGCAAATTTATTCATTTCACCTTTATTCACTGACGACGCGATAAAGCGAGAGCAAGAGGCAATTCACGCTGAGTACAAACTTAAATTACGAGATGATAGCCGTCGCATACAGCAGGTTCACAAAGAAACATGCAATCCTAAGCATCCATTTCATAAGTTTGCAGTTGGTAATCGTCAAACCCTATCTGACTTACCTCAACGCCCGGTCAAAGATGAAATATTAACGTTTTGGCAAAATAACTATCAGGCCCAGTTTATGACGGTCGCGATTGTTGCTCAGAGTTTTGAATGGTTCGATTTAGCACAGCAACTTTTATCGGAAATTAGTTCGAAAAACCCACTACAATCGAAACCGGTAATAACCCAACCACTTTATTCGAAAAAAGACTTAGGCCGTTTTATTTGTATTCGTCCAGTTAAAGAGCTGCACAAACTAAATTTAACCTTTGCGTTACCGTCCATAGATCACTTATACCAACATAAAATGGTGAGTTTTATTGCTCATATCATAGGGCATGAGGGCAGTGGTTCACTATACGAAAGCCTGAAGCGTCAGGGATTGATTAATGGTTTATCCGCTGGGAATGGAATTTCTGGTCAGAACTTTAAAGACTTTAATATCTCAGTCGAATTAACCGAGTTAGGCGAAAGTCGTTTAGACTTAATAATGACGCAACTATTTAGCTTTATTAATTACATGAAAGCTAATTTGCCGCCAGAGTACCTCTACATTGAACAACAAAAAATGGCCCAAATAGGCTTTGATTACCAAGAGCCAACAAAAGCAATCAAGCTTTCTAATCAAATTGCATTGAATATGCATCATTACCCTGAAGAAGATTTCCTGTATGGAGACTTTCGCATGGACGGCTTTGAGCTAGGGCATTGGAATCAAATATTTAACTTCTTTGAACCTGACAATATGCGCATTACATTAGCAAGTCAGAACATTTCGCCCGATAAAGAAGCGCATTGGTATCATACGCCCTACTCCGAACAAGACATTGATAAAAGCGTTATTGACGAGCTAAAAGGTCTTTGTCCAAATGATGGGACTTTTGCATACCCGAGTCCTAATCCATATTTAGAACACGACATCCAAATTGAGCAAAAAGACTTCCACTCAACAATACCTATTAGTTTAAATCAAGAGCTCGGCTGGCAATGCTGGTTTAAGCAAGATTTACGTTTCATGGTTCCCAAGGGCAACATATACATAGGCCTTGATTTACCTCACGGTGTTTCCTCTAATAAAAGCCAAGCTCTAATGCGCTTGTTTTGTGAGTTGTTTATGGACGAAATGGCGGACGTACATTATCAGTCGGAAATGGCTGGGCTACATTACAATTTATATGCTCATACATCTGGGATTACTTTGTATACCTCCGGCCTTAGCGCCAACCAAGCTAGTTTAATTAATAAGCTGGTGTCGAGCCTTCCTACTATTTCGCCAACAAGAAGTCGATTTGAAGAAGTTAAACGACAGCTTGTTAAGCACTGGCGCAATTCAGAATCTAATAAACCTATTAGCCAATTGTTCAGTTTGCTTAACGCTCACTTGTTACCGACTGCAGCTACATCACAACAACTGGCACAAGAGCTGGAGCATATATCCGTTGAAGAATATAACGAATTTGCCACTACCTTATTTAGTGACGTATATGTTGAGATTTTGATTTATGGTAACTGGACAACATCGCAGGCCACCGTAATCAATGAAGATGTAAAACATTTATTCGAAAACAGCACTCGAGTCGAAGAATTGCCTAAGCAATTTCGCTTACTCGAAGATAATGGCATCTTAGAATTGAGTAAAAAGATAGATCACCAAGATTCTGCATCTCTACTTTACTTGCAAGGGCTTCATACGGAATCGGTTACAAACAACGAAATAGAGAAAGCGTACTTTATCTTAGCAAGTCAAATTCTCGCCCCTTACACATTTAATTTATTAAGAACAGAAAAACAACTAGGTTATATGGTAGGTGGTGGCTACATGCCTATTTCTAACATTCCAGGCTTAGCGGTTTATGTACAATCTCATGACTACAGCAGCGAGCGATTAACGTCTGAGTTGCACGACTGTTTATTGAATTTTATTGATGAACTTGAGTCGTTGTCACTTGAGGATTTCGAGCGACATAAATCAGCCGTTATTATGCAATACAAAGAAAAACCAACTAATCTTGCACAGCAAAGCCAGCAGCTTTGGGTCTCAATTAGCAATAAAGACTATCAGTTCAACCAAAAAGACAAAATCGTAAATGAACTGTTAGGGCTGACTAAGCAACATATGGTTAGTTGGTACTCTGCGTTATTTTCACCTTTGCTTAACAAAGGAATCTTGGTAAATAGCAAGTAG
- the sixA gene encoding phosphohistidine phosphatase SixA, which translates to MSIFLYVVRHGEAESIQVNDETRVLTEIGKIEAKKTGNWLKSQTNIFDLVICSPYLRAQETKNIILTACETSDEVTSSSFIPSSIPATATDEIFAYAQKINKQDQHILCVSHMPLVSYLIGELSGHTPIMATAAVAKLKLDINKWNGQLETIISPEQMEE; encoded by the coding sequence ATGTCAATTTTTCTTTATGTGGTTCGACATGGAGAGGCTGAATCTATCCAAGTAAACGATGAAACTCGGGTGCTAACCGAAATCGGTAAGATAGAAGCAAAAAAAACCGGCAACTGGTTAAAAAGCCAAACAAATATCTTCGATTTGGTGATTTGCAGTCCATATTTGCGTGCTCAAGAAACAAAAAATATCATCTTAACTGCATGTGAAACTTCAGACGAAGTGACCTCATCATCCTTTATTCCTTCAAGTATTCCTGCGACAGCGACGGACGAAATTTTCGCCTATGCGCAAAAAATTAACAAACAAGACCAACATATATTGTGCGTTTCACATATGCCTCTAGTTAGTTATTTGATTGGTGAACTTTCAGGGCACACTCCGATTATGGCAACAGCCGCTGTGGCAAAGTTGAAATTAGATATCAATAAGTGGAACGGGCAGCTTGAGACTATTATTTCGCCTGAACAAATGGAAGAATAA
- the smrB gene encoding endonuclease SmrB, which yields MSKKSTFQSLLEQTDNKADDTEFDFASEMKGIKPIKQDKLHFRHNTNKRAQDKPSNHSDIDKFALSDQAKSAQRFEFSDEYEPFIDESQTLSFVREGFPSYLTKVLRRGDVVPELILDLHGYTKLQAQKDISDLVLDCIKQHIPCACIVHGVSGGVLKRKVPHYLMQHPDILAFHQAPLEWGGQGAIVLIINLGEELTHLLGRDL from the coding sequence ATGTCAAAAAAATCAACTTTTCAATCTTTACTAGAGCAAACGGACAACAAGGCCGACGATACTGAGTTCGATTTTGCTTCAGAAATGAAAGGAATTAAGCCAATTAAACAAGATAAACTTCATTTCCGTCACAATACCAATAAGCGTGCGCAAGATAAACCGTCAAATCACAGTGATATCGATAAATTTGCTTTGAGCGATCAAGCGAAGTCTGCACAACGATTTGAGTTTTCTGACGAATACGAGCCATTTATTGACGAGTCGCAAACGTTGAGCTTTGTCCGTGAAGGGTTTCCTAGCTATTTGACCAAAGTTTTGAGACGTGGCGATGTGGTCCCGGAATTGATTCTTGATTTGCACGGCTATACCAAACTACAAGCTCAAAAGGACATCTCGGACCTAGTTTTAGATTGCATCAAACAACATATACCTTGTGCCTGCATTGTACATGGCGTTAGCGGAGGCGTATTAAAAAGGAAAGTACCGCATTACTTAATGCAACACCCTGATATATTAGCCTTTCATCAAGCGCCACTAGAATGGGGCGGACAAGGTGCCATCGTACTTATTATAAATTTAGGTGAAGAACTCACTCACTTATTAGGCCGAGATTTGTAA
- the prmB gene encoding 50S ribosomal protein L3 N(5)-glutamine methyltransferase: protein MSEQPTLSLLAQEAIEELLTANDILRWAVSRFNESDVYYGHGTDNPWDEAFSLLAWGLNIGPMLNSEVLSSRLTISERKRIIDVIVARIESKKPAAYLTNQAYFVDLPFYVDENVLVPRSPIGELIKEQFKSVIDFTPNSILDLCTGSGCIAVACAYAFEEAYVDAADISPDALAIADENIHRLGVSDRVVPLLSDVFSGLGGQRYDLIVSNPPYVDAEDIGDMPEEFHHEPEIGLGSGPDGLDLTRIILKEASQYLTEQGVLIVEVGNSMIHLVELLPTVPFNWIEFKNGGLGVFSITKSQLDEYQEVINSTL, encoded by the coding sequence ATGTCTGAACAACCAACGTTGTCTCTACTAGCTCAAGAAGCGATAGAAGAACTTTTAACAGCAAACGATATTTTACGCTGGGCGGTCAGTCGATTTAACGAATCGGATGTCTATTACGGTCATGGTACAGATAACCCGTGGGATGAAGCCTTTTCTCTGTTGGCGTGGGGATTGAACATAGGTCCAATGCTAAACAGTGAAGTATTATCATCAAGACTAACAATAAGTGAAAGAAAGCGCATTATTGATGTCATTGTTGCTCGTATTGAATCAAAAAAACCGGCGGCCTATTTAACCAATCAAGCCTATTTTGTCGATTTACCTTTTTATGTTGATGAAAACGTACTGGTACCTCGCTCGCCAATCGGTGAGCTTATTAAAGAACAATTTAAATCAGTTATCGATTTTACGCCAAATTCAATCTTAGATTTATGTACAGGCTCCGGTTGTATTGCAGTGGCTTGTGCTTATGCTTTTGAAGAAGCCTATGTGGACGCTGCTGATATCAGTCCTGATGCACTTGCTATCGCAGATGAAAATATTCATCGCTTGGGCGTATCGGATAGAGTAGTCCCTTTATTGTCTGATGTTTTTTCAGGTTTAGGCGGTCAGCGATATGATCTAATTGTTTCAAATCCACCGTATGTGGATGCAGAAGATATTGGCGATATGCCAGAAGAGTTTCATCATGAACCAGAGATCGGTTTAGGCAGTGGCCCAGACGGATTAGATTTGACACGAATCATACTAAAAGAAGCGTCACAATACCTTACCGAACAAGGCGTTTTAATTGTTGAAGTTGGAAACTCAATGATTCATTTAGTTGAGTTATTGCCAACCGTTCCATTTAACTGGATAGAGTTTAAAAATGGCGGTTTGGGTGTGTTCTCAATTACTAAGTCTCAGCTTGATGAATATCAAGAAGTGATTAATTCTACTCTTTAA
- the aroC gene encoding chorismate synthase: MAGNTIGDVFRVTTFGESHGAGLGCIIDGCPPGLEIDEALIQIELDKRKPGTSRFTTQRREADEVKILSGVFEGKTTGTPIGLIIENTDQRSKDYSEIKDKFRPGHADYTYLHKHGIRDYRGGGRSSARETAMRVAAGAIAQAWLKSKGITIVGYMSQLGPIAIESVDEREIRNNDFFCPDVKTVPKWDQYMRDLKKAGDSVGAKITVVASGMPVGLGEPVFDRLDADVAKSLMSINAVKGVEIGDGFAVVSQKGSEHRDELTPNGFSANHSGGVLGGISTGQDLVAHIALKPTSSISVPGKTIDINGQTQDVITKGRHDPCVGIRAVPIAEAMLALTIMDHFLRNRAQNADVVVSTPVIPASY, translated from the coding sequence ATGGCAGGCAATACGATAGGCGATGTATTTAGAGTAACAACTTTTGGTGAAAGTCATGGCGCAGGTCTTGGCTGCATAATAGATGGTTGTCCTCCAGGCCTAGAAATAGATGAAGCCTTAATCCAAATCGAATTGGACAAGCGCAAGCCTGGCACTTCGCGATTTACAACACAACGTCGTGAGGCAGATGAAGTTAAGATTTTAAGTGGCGTATTTGAAGGCAAAACCACGGGCACACCGATAGGTTTGATAATAGAAAATACAGATCAGCGTTCAAAAGATTACTCAGAAATAAAAGATAAGTTTCGACCAGGCCATGCTGATTATACTTATCTGCACAAACATGGAATACGAGACTACAGAGGTGGTGGTCGTTCATCTGCACGAGAAACGGCGATGAGAGTCGCAGCCGGGGCGATTGCGCAAGCTTGGTTAAAGTCGAAAGGTATTACGATTGTTGGTTATATGTCACAACTGGGACCGATTGCCATTGAATCGGTAGACGAACGTGAAATTCGCAATAATGACTTTTTCTGCCCAGATGTTAAGACGGTTCCGAAATGGGATCAGTATATGAGAGATTTGAAAAAAGCCGGTGATTCGGTTGGCGCCAAAATTACTGTGGTCGCTTCTGGCATGCCAGTTGGTCTTGGCGAGCCAGTTTTTGATCGATTAGACGCCGATGTAGCTAAGTCATTAATGAGCATTAACGCCGTTAAAGGGGTTGAGATTGGTGACGGTTTTGCTGTTGTGTCACAAAAGGGCTCGGAGCATAGAGATGAGCTCACACCAAATGGCTTTTCGGCAAACCATAGCGGCGGTGTTTTAGGTGGTATTTCTACAGGGCAAGACTTAGTTGCACATATCGCGCTTAAACCAACATCGAGCATTAGTGTGCCAGGTAAAACTATTGATATTAACGGCCAGACACAAGACGTAATTACAAAAGGTCGGCATGATCCTTGTGTTGGTATTAGAGCTGTACCAATCGCAGAGGCAATGTTAGCACTGACTATTATGGATCACTTTTTACGAAATAGGGCGCAGAATGCAGATGTAGTGGTTTCTACGCCAGTTATACCAGCGTCTTACTAA
- a CDS encoding elongation factor P hydroxylase, with translation MINQVMNSQNEIECDHHIRDIIRLFDDSFSETFNTRLVKGMDEPIYLPANQGDGLIPAQSYAQVVFAHGFYASALHEIAHWCLAGEQRRTLIDYGYWYCPDGRTSEQQAKFQSVEIKPQAIEWALSASAGFPFQVSCDNLAGDELGQQPDRHAFQLDIVEQLKIYFQNGFPSRAQLFMKVLAQYYKRPAITDIKQITYQFEQQNSSREDNDKQTAA, from the coding sequence ATGATTAATCAAGTAATGAATAGCCAAAATGAAATTGAATGTGACCATCATATTCGAGACATAATTCGTTTGTTTGACGACAGCTTTTCAGAGACCTTCAATACTCGGTTAGTCAAAGGAATGGATGAACCAATCTATTTACCTGCTAACCAGGGGGATGGTCTGATTCCAGCGCAATCTTATGCGCAAGTGGTGTTCGCTCACGGCTTTTATGCAAGCGCTTTGCATGAAATAGCACATTGGTGCTTGGCGGGTGAACAACGTAGAACCTTAATCGATTATGGTTATTGGTATTGTCCAGATGGGCGAACATCAGAACAACAAGCAAAATTTCAATCGGTTGAAATTAAACCGCAAGCCATTGAGTGGGCTCTATCAGCTTCTGCTGGTTTTCCGTTTCAAGTGAGCTGCGATAACTTGGCGGGCGACGAATTAGGGCAACAACCAGATCGGCATGCATTTCAACTCGATATCGTTGAGCAACTAAAAATCTATTTTCAAAATGGCTTTCCTTCGCGCGCTCAACTATTTATGAAGGTTCTTGCACAGTATTACAAAAGACCAGCCATTACCGACATAAAGCAAATTACCTATCAATTTGAACAACAAAATAGTAGTAGAGAAGATAATGACAAACAAACTGCAGCGTAA